One genomic segment of Streptomyces liangshanensis includes these proteins:
- a CDS encoding alpha/beta fold hydrolase, giving the protein MATTGTPPIVFVHGTRFSAGQWSPQLAALEPDFAVAAVDLPGHGARTAEPWGLAAATEIIAAAVDSLDRGPALVVGHSLGGYASLEFARRTPERLRGLVLAGASASTSGPWATPYRWVAGLVPRLPADRLARWNDRLLRRLYPPDVVEATIRSGYAFHTLPAAWGEVLGRFDAGAMRHVDAPVLVLNGEKDTVFRSGERAFVRAHPRARLELIPRAGHLANFDDPDAFTAAVRRFAQQLPARP; this is encoded by the coding sequence ATGGCCACGACGGGGACGCCGCCGATTGTCTTCGTACACGGGACACGTTTCAGCGCGGGTCAGTGGAGTCCGCAACTCGCCGCGCTGGAGCCGGACTTCGCGGTGGCCGCCGTCGACCTGCCGGGCCACGGCGCCCGCACGGCCGAACCCTGGGGTCTGGCCGCGGCGACGGAGATCATCGCCGCCGCGGTGGACTCCCTGGACCGGGGTCCCGCGCTGGTCGTCGGGCACTCGCTCGGGGGGTACGCCTCGCTGGAGTTCGCGCGGCGTACCCCGGAGCGGTTGCGGGGGCTGGTCCTCGCCGGGGCCAGCGCCTCGACCTCCGGCCCGTGGGCGACGCCCTACCGGTGGGTGGCCGGGCTCGTCCCCCGCCTGCCGGCGGACCGGCTGGCCCGGTGGAACGACCGGTTGCTGCGCCGGCTCTACCCGCCCGACGTGGTGGAGGCGACCATCCGGTCCGGCTACGCGTTCCACACCCTGCCCGCCGCCTGGGGCGAGGTGCTGGGCCGCTTCGACGCCGGTGCGATGCGCCATGTGGACGCTCCGGTGCTCGTCCTGAACGGCGAGAAGGACACCGTCTTCCGTTCCGGCGAGCGCGCGTTCGTCCGCGCGCACCCCCGCGCCCGCCTCGAACTGATCCCGCGTGCGGGGCATCTCGCGAACTTCGACGATCCGGACGCCTTCACCGCCGCCGTCCGCCGCTTCGCCCAGCAACTGCCCGCCCGCCCGTGA
- a CDS encoding pyridoxal phosphate-dependent decarboxylase family protein, which produces MRQSDWKSVLDAAARAALEHLEALPDRPVLPASADHEAIRSVLDRPLTREGVDAARVVGELARDLEPYITAQAGGRYFGFVVGGLHPAALGADVLVSAWDQNAPMFAGAPGVSVAEELAARWLVDLVGLPSQSSVGFVTGGQMATFTCLAAARHEVLREVGWDVEARGLPGAPPLTVVVKSGAHATVLRALRFLGLGEQAVVSVACDDQDRIRPDALQEALATIQGPTIVVVECGNVNTGAFDDFDAVADLARAHRAAGHPTWVHVDGAVMLLAAASPAMADRVKGLDRLDSWSTDGHKLLNVAYDCGIAISRNAAAHRAAMSVQAAYLEQDNAARDPLDWGPDFSRRARGVPVYATLRSLGRQGVAELVERTTHLARRFADALGGSGYARIVNDVVSNQVLVRWEAPDGDHGRLADTVMAGVRAEGTAFFTGTTYRGERLMRISVSDWATDEDDVDRAVEALLRHARLATGR; this is translated from the coding sequence ATGCGACAGTCGGACTGGAAATCGGTTCTGGACGCGGCGGCCCGGGCGGCCCTCGAACACCTGGAGGCCCTGCCCGACCGCCCGGTCCTCCCGGCGTCGGCGGATCACGAGGCGATCCGTTCCGTGCTGGACCGCCCGCTGACGCGCGAAGGCGTCGACGCCGCGCGGGTGGTGGGCGAACTCGCCCGCGATCTGGAGCCGTACATCACCGCCCAGGCCGGCGGACGCTACTTCGGATTTGTCGTCGGCGGACTGCACCCGGCGGCGCTGGGAGCCGACGTTCTCGTCTCGGCGTGGGACCAGAACGCACCGATGTTCGCCGGCGCCCCAGGGGTCTCGGTCGCCGAGGAACTCGCCGCGCGCTGGCTGGTGGACCTCGTCGGCCTGCCCTCCCAGAGCTCCGTCGGATTTGTCACCGGCGGACAGATGGCCACCTTCACCTGCCTGGCCGCGGCCAGGCACGAGGTGCTGCGGGAAGTGGGCTGGGACGTCGAGGCACGCGGCCTGCCCGGGGCACCGCCCCTGACCGTCGTGGTCAAGTCGGGGGCCCACGCCACCGTACTGCGGGCCCTGCGGTTCCTCGGCCTGGGCGAACAGGCCGTGGTCAGCGTGGCCTGCGACGACCAGGACCGGATACGGCCCGACGCACTCCAGGAAGCGCTGGCCACCATCCAGGGGCCGACGATCGTGGTCGTGGAGTGCGGGAACGTCAACACCGGGGCCTTCGACGACTTCGACGCGGTGGCCGACCTGGCGCGGGCCCACCGGGCGGCGGGCCACCCGACCTGGGTGCACGTCGACGGCGCCGTCATGCTGCTGGCCGCCGCGTCGCCCGCCATGGCCGACCGGGTGAAGGGGCTGGACCGGCTCGACTCCTGGTCCACCGACGGCCACAAACTCCTGAACGTCGCCTACGACTGCGGCATCGCCATCTCCCGTAACGCCGCCGCCCACCGGGCCGCGATGAGCGTGCAGGCCGCCTACCTGGAACAGGACAACGCCGCCCGCGACCCCCTCGACTGGGGCCCGGACTTCTCCCGCCGAGCCCGCGGGGTCCCGGTCTACGCCACCCTGCGCTCCCTCGGCCGCCAGGGCGTCGCCGAACTGGTCGAGCGCACCACCCACCTGGCCCGGCGTTTCGCCGACGCGCTCGGCGGCAGCGGATACGCCCGGATCGTCAACGACGTCGTCTCGAACCAGGTCCTGGTGCGCTGGGAGGCACCCGACGGCGACCACGGACGCCTGGCCGACACCGTCATGGCCGGTGTACGCGCCGAAGGCACCGCGTTCTTCACCGGCACCACCTACCGCGGCGAACGCCTCATGCGGATCTCCGTCTCGGACTGGGCGACAGACGAGGACGACGTCGACCGCGCCGTGGAGGCACTGCTGCGCCACGCCCGCCTCGCCACCGGACGATGA
- a CDS encoding ketol-acid reductoisomerase yields the protein MTSASLDFATSVFDKETITLGGRREAIVRGGRHLFDRLPAAFEGVNQIGVVGWGSQGPAQAQNLRDSLGGAVKVVVGLRAGSSSVSAARAAGFREEDGTLGEMYEVIAASDMVLLLISDAAQAEYHRELLAALRPGATLGLSHGFLLGHLTGIGEEFRSDVDVIAVCPKGMGPSVRALYVQGATVNGAGINASFAVHQDVTGRATDRALGWSVALGAPFTFQTTLESEYLSDLTGERSMLLAGVHGIVESLYRRYRDHGMSEADAFRNSVECVTGPISKTISTRGLIGVYEELDADAKNVFAEAYAAAYPIGLELTSEIYDEVASGNEIRSVILAGQRLGRFPMGKIDQAAMWRVGQAVRADREGHEVPLNPFTAGVFCGVMMAQVDVLLERGHPYSEIANESVIEAVDSLNPYMHARGVAHMVDNCSTTARLGSRKWAPRFDYLLSQISYPDVDADTVDRTPFKSFEDHVIHDVLRVCSEMRPSVDIFVE from the coding sequence ATGACATCCGCATCGCTTGATTTCGCCACTTCCGTCTTCGACAAGGAAACCATCACTCTCGGAGGTCGTCGTGAGGCGATCGTCCGGGGTGGGCGTCATCTGTTCGACCGGCTGCCCGCCGCCTTCGAGGGAGTGAACCAGATCGGAGTTGTCGGCTGGGGCTCGCAGGGGCCGGCCCAGGCCCAGAACCTGCGTGACTCGCTCGGCGGCGCGGTCAAGGTCGTGGTGGGGCTGCGGGCGGGCTCCTCGTCCGTCTCCGCCGCCCGGGCGGCCGGTTTCCGTGAGGAGGACGGCACGCTCGGTGAGATGTACGAGGTCATCGCCGCCTCGGACATGGTGCTCCTGCTGATCTCCGACGCGGCTCAGGCCGAGTACCACCGCGAGCTGCTGGCCGCGCTCCGTCCCGGCGCGACCCTGGGGCTCTCGCACGGATTCCTGCTGGGCCACCTGACGGGCATCGGCGAGGAGTTCCGTTCCGACGTCGATGTCATCGCGGTGTGCCCGAAGGGAATGGGGCCCTCGGTGCGCGCCCTCTACGTGCAGGGCGCCACGGTCAACGGAGCCGGCATCAACGCGAGCTTCGCCGTGCACCAGGACGTCACCGGTCGCGCGACGGACCGCGCCCTCGGATGGTCGGTCGCGCTGGGCGCTCCTTTCACGTTCCAGACGACTCTTGAGTCGGAGTATCTGTCGGACCTCACCGGGGAACGCTCGATGCTCCTGGCGGGCGTCCACGGAATCGTCGAGAGCCTGTACCGGCGTTACCGTGACCACGGAATGAGCGAGGCGGACGCGTTCCGGAACTCCGTGGAGTGTGTCACCGGGCCGATATCGAAGACGATTTCCACCCGGGGGCTGATCGGCGTCTACGAGGAACTCGACGCCGACGCGAAGAACGTGTTCGCCGAGGCGTACGCGGCTGCCTACCCGATCGGTCTCGAACTGACCTCGGAGATCTACGACGAGGTGGCTTCCGGCAACGAGATCCGCAGCGTCATCCTCGCCGGGCAGCGCCTCGGCCGCTTCCCGATGGGGAAGATCGACCAGGCCGCCATGTGGCGGGTCGGCCAGGCGGTGCGCGCCGACCGGGAGGGCCACGAGGTACCGCTCAACCCGTTCACCGCCGGGGTCTTCTGCGGGGTGATGATGGCCCAGGTCGACGTCCTCCTGGAACGGGGCCACCCCTACTCGGAGATCGCGAACGAGTCCGTCATCGAGGCCGTCGACTCGCTCAACCCGTACATGCACGCCCGCGGTGTCGCCCACATGGTCGACAACTGCTCCACCACCGCGCGCCTGGGCTCCCGCAAGTGGGCGCCGCGCTTCGACTACCTGCTCAGCCAGATCTCGTACCCCGACGTCGATGCCGACACCGTCGACCGGACCCCGTTCAAGTCCTTCGAGGACCACGTGATTCACGACGTCCTGCGGGTCTGCTCCGAGATGCGTCCTTCGGTCGACATCTTCGTCGAGTAG
- a CDS encoding haloalkane dehalogenase, with amino-acid sequence MSTRPYADKKFADINGVRMAYIDEGEGLPILFQHGNPTSSYLWRNVMPHLAGLGRLIACDLVGMGDSGRLAPSGPDRYTYQEQREHLFALWEHLDLGDEVVLVLHDWGSALGFDWAYQHQDRVAGIAYMESIVAPMSWEDWKEAPRRTFRGFRSPAGESMVLDDNLFVERVLPAGVLRDLDEEEMAVYRAPYLVPGESRRPTLSWPRHLPIAGEPAEVVRIVTDYGAWLARSPVPKLFLDADPGAILVGGPRAFCRTWPNQVEVTVPGVHFVQEDSPDLIGTTLAQFVRGLRDL; translated from the coding sequence ATGAGCACCCGTCCCTACGCCGACAAGAAGTTCGCGGACATCAACGGCGTACGGATGGCCTACATCGACGAGGGCGAAGGGCTCCCGATCCTCTTCCAGCACGGCAACCCGACCTCCTCCTACCTGTGGCGGAACGTGATGCCGCACCTGGCGGGACTGGGCCGGCTGATCGCCTGCGATCTCGTGGGGATGGGGGACTCGGGACGCCTCGCGCCGTCAGGCCCGGACCGGTACACCTACCAGGAGCAGCGGGAGCACCTGTTCGCCCTGTGGGAGCACCTGGATCTCGGCGACGAGGTGGTGCTGGTCCTTCACGACTGGGGTTCCGCGCTCGGTTTCGACTGGGCGTACCAGCACCAGGACCGGGTCGCGGGAATCGCCTACATGGAGTCGATCGTGGCACCGATGAGCTGGGAGGACTGGAAGGAAGCCCCTCGCCGCACCTTCCGCGGCTTCCGCTCGCCCGCGGGCGAGTCCATGGTGCTGGACGACAACCTGTTCGTGGAGCGGGTGTTGCCGGCGGGGGTCCTGCGGGATCTGGACGAGGAGGAGATGGCGGTCTACCGCGCGCCGTACCTCGTCCCGGGCGAGAGCCGCCGCCCCACGCTCAGCTGGCCCCGGCATCTGCCGATCGCCGGCGAACCCGCCGAGGTGGTACGGATCGTCACGGACTACGGCGCGTGGCTGGCCCGGTCCCCCGTGCCCAAGCTCTTCCTCGACGCGGACCCCGGCGCGATTCTGGTCGGGGGTCCCCGCGCGTTCTGCCGGACGTGGCCCAACCAGGTCGAGGTGACCGTTCCGGGCGTGCACTTCGTCCAGGAGGACAGCCCGGACCTGATCGGCACCACTCTGGCGCAGTTCGTCCGGGGCCTGCGCGACCTCTGA
- a CDS encoding alpha/beta fold hydrolase, giving the protein MATYVMIPGAWHGGWSWVPVAKRLRAAGHQAVTLTLPGLGEGDDPRDRRLDAAADHIVRVVEDRDLSDVVLVAHSWGGYPANGAAGRLGGRLAGIVYYAAQVPVVGRSLIEDNPAESQAMLQGMIDSSPTRSIAPALEFVQHIFMQDAAPEVQQLVSDLLTPMPGDYFLDPAQGPDVTTLGVPLHYLLGDEDRALPHPGEVFAERAGLKPVSVPGTHNGLLTHPDDIARAILAAG; this is encoded by the coding sequence ATGGCTACGTACGTAATGATCCCGGGCGCCTGGCACGGTGGCTGGTCGTGGGTACCGGTCGCGAAGCGCCTGCGGGCCGCCGGCCACCAGGCGGTCACCCTGACGCTGCCGGGCCTGGGCGAGGGCGACGATCCGCGTGATCGCCGCCTGGACGCGGCGGCCGATCACATCGTGCGCGTGGTCGAGGACCGTGATCTGAGCGACGTGGTCCTGGTCGCCCACAGCTGGGGCGGCTATCCGGCCAACGGCGCGGCCGGCCGGCTCGGGGGCAGGCTCGCCGGCATCGTCTACTACGCGGCGCAGGTCCCGGTGGTCGGGCGCTCCCTCATCGAGGACAACCCGGCCGAGTCGCAGGCCATGCTCCAGGGCATGATCGACTCCTCGCCGACCCGGTCCATCGCGCCGGCGCTCGAATTCGTACAGCACATCTTCATGCAGGACGCCGCGCCGGAGGTACAGCAACTGGTCTCCGACCTCCTGACGCCCATGCCCGGCGACTACTTCCTCGATCCGGCGCAGGGGCCCGACGTCACGACCCTGGGCGTCCCCCTGCACTACCTGCTCGGCGACGAGGACCGTGCGCTGCCGCACCCGGGGGAAGTCTTCGCCGAGCGTGCCGGGCTGAAGCCGGTGAGCGTACCGGGGACGCACAACGGCCTTCTCACGCATCCCGACGACATCGCCCGGGCGATCCTCGCGGCCGGCTGA
- a CDS encoding DUF952 domain-containing protein codes for MIYHVVSLDEWQSVQDRPYSPASLATDGFVHCSGDEPTTLAVVNAFYRDLPGTLLALVVDERKLRAEVRWEAADPAPPPGVAPGTLFPHVFGTIDRAAVERTLRVVRDQDGRATRLTPLT; via the coding sequence ATGATCTATCACGTGGTGTCGCTGGACGAATGGCAGAGCGTTCAGGACCGGCCCTACTCCCCCGCGTCCCTCGCGACGGACGGATTTGTCCACTGTTCCGGCGACGAGCCGACCACCCTGGCCGTGGTCAACGCCTTCTACCGGGACCTGCCGGGCACCCTCCTCGCGTTGGTCGTCGACGAGCGCAAGCTGCGCGCCGAGGTCCGCTGGGAGGCCGCCGACCCCGCTCCGCCTCCCGGAGTGGCGCCCGGCACGCTGTTCCCCCACGTCTTCGGAACCATCGACCGCGCGGCCGTCGAGAGGACGCTGCGGGTGGTACGGGACCAGGACGGCCGCGCGACCAGGCTGACGCCCCTGACCTGA
- a CDS encoding TetR/AcrR family transcriptional regulator gives MTDVRAADDRAAVIEAGALAAVERLLAAGTPYSGLSMQRIADEAGVARSTLYLYFREKNALLIRLSSGLKDGSYQLMSSWSPDGPDALDRLSDTIRDVIAYYRRRRHLLRATLESADRDPEMGRIWADELDPFQELCRHWIRTAQAQGRTAADVDPVTASQVIVIGGFRVIAQQAVAGDPDRDATVAHELAANQWYGAFRRPA, from the coding sequence GTGACCGACGTGCGCGCCGCCGACGACCGGGCCGCCGTGATCGAGGCGGGGGCCCTGGCCGCGGTCGAACGGCTCCTGGCCGCCGGCACCCCGTACTCCGGGTTGTCGATGCAGCGCATCGCGGACGAGGCCGGCGTCGCCAGGTCGACGCTGTACCTCTACTTCAGGGAGAAGAACGCCCTGCTGATCCGCCTGTCCTCTGGCCTCAAGGACGGCTCGTATCAACTGATGAGCAGCTGGTCGCCGGACGGGCCGGACGCCCTCGACCGCCTGAGCGACACCATCCGCGACGTCATCGCCTACTACCGGCGCCGCCGTCACCTGCTGCGCGCCACGCTGGAATCGGCGGACCGTGATCCGGAGATGGGCCGAATCTGGGCCGACGAACTCGATCCCTTCCAGGAGCTCTGCCGGCACTGGATCAGGACGGCCCAGGCGCAGGGCCGGACGGCCGCGGACGTCGACCCGGTGACCGCCAGCCAGGTCATCGTGATCGGCGGCTTCCGCGTGATCGCCCAACAGGCCGTCGCGGGCGACCCCGACCGCGACGCGACCGTGGCTCACGAACTGGCCGCCAACCAGTGGTACGGAGCATTCCGCCGCCCCGCGTGA
- a CDS encoding alpha/beta hydrolase — MSDFAPSHPPLDDRAVLWSVPEGRRAGRPLLVAMHGWSYDEAHLFRLTRSLHGELVVASVRGPFAEAGGYAWFPSRGNPIGNPRPSLANAMADAVLTWLDAQPSFSSVGLIGFSQGGAMALQMVRRDPSRFSYAVQLGGFVVGDSLPGDAELARTRPPVFWGRGGLDGVIPQDAVARTDAWTRRHAAADIRVYPELGHDVAGREVDDLTEFVRRRIA; from the coding sequence GTGAGCGACTTCGCCCCTTCCCACCCGCCCCTCGACGACCGGGCCGTGCTGTGGTCCGTACCCGAGGGCAGGCGCGCCGGTCGGCCCCTGCTGGTGGCGATGCACGGGTGGAGCTACGACGAGGCGCATCTGTTCCGGCTCACCCGGTCCCTCCACGGCGAGTTGGTCGTCGCGTCGGTCCGCGGGCCCTTCGCGGAAGCCGGTGGATACGCCTGGTTCCCCAGCCGGGGAAACCCCATCGGGAACCCGCGGCCGTCCCTGGCGAACGCCATGGCCGACGCGGTCCTCACCTGGCTGGACGCCCAGCCCTCGTTCTCCTCGGTGGGGCTGATCGGGTTCTCCCAAGGCGGGGCGATGGCGCTCCAGATGGTGCGGCGGGATCCGTCACGCTTCTCGTACGCGGTCCAGCTGGGCGGGTTCGTCGTCGGTGACAGCCTGCCCGGGGACGCGGAGCTCGCGCGTACCAGGCCGCCGGTCTTCTGGGGTCGGGGCGGCCTGGACGGGGTGATCCCCCAGGACGCGGTGGCGCGGACCGACGCTTGGACGCGAAGGCACGCGGCCGCGGACATCCGGGTCTATCCGGAACTGGGCCACGACGTCGCGGGCCGGGAGGTGGACGACCTGACGGAATTCGTACGCCGTCGGATCGCCTGA
- a CDS encoding TetR/AcrR family transcriptional regulator: MKATSESARSGRPLGFDRSEALTRLMTLFWETGFERVTQQQMAAATGLSTSSLYNTFGTKAEIYREAMDDYLLRMRAVLEPLEDGVRGREDVLETLTRVADVLDSAYGRFGCMATTAMTAPADEYVVTATERYRERIRAAFRAVAERARDLGENVRDPVTTANLMTAALLGTLTVARAAPDSPELAAQLRALRDFVNGWRSP, from the coding sequence GTGAAAGCGACCTCGGAATCCGCCCGGTCCGGCCGCCCCTTGGGCTTCGACCGGAGCGAAGCCCTCACCCGCCTGATGACACTGTTCTGGGAGACCGGTTTCGAACGGGTCACCCAGCAGCAGATGGCCGCCGCGACCGGCCTGTCGACCTCCAGCCTGTACAACACGTTCGGTACGAAGGCCGAGATCTACCGGGAGGCGATGGACGACTACCTGCTCCGGATGCGGGCGGTCCTCGAACCTCTCGAAGACGGCGTCCGAGGACGGGAAGACGTCCTGGAGACCCTCACACGCGTCGCGGACGTACTCGACAGCGCGTACGGACGCTTCGGATGCATGGCCACCACCGCGATGACGGCACCTGCCGACGAGTACGTCGTGACCGCGACCGAGCGTTATCGCGAACGGATCAGGGCGGCGTTCCGCGCCGTCGCCGAACGCGCCCGCGACCTGGGTGAGAACGTGCGGGACCCGGTCACCACCGCGAACCTGATGACCGCGGCCTTGCTGGGAACCCTCACCGTCGCGCGCGCGGCCCCCGACAGCCCCGAACTCGCGGCCCAACTGCGGGCGCTCCGCGACTTCGTGAACGGCTGGCGTTCTCCCTGA